The following are encoded together in the Kwoniella newhampshirensis strain CBS 13917 chromosome 7, whole genome shotgun sequence genome:
- a CDS encoding transcription elongation factor SPT4, which yields MPPKGGSRRTELRACLICSILQSTNDFMTQGCPNCEDILEMRGSAERVAECTSLMYDGMIAMIEPSESWVARWQRIDKRMRGIYAVRVTGRPPADVIEAIEARGGVYRPRDTVED from the exons ATGCCACCCAAGGGCGGCTCTCGAAGAACGGAGCTCAGAGCTTGTCTGATCTGTTCCATCCTGCAATCCACAAACGATTTCATGACGCAGGGTTGTCCGAACTGTGAGGATAtcttggag ATGAGAGGATCAGCCGAACGTGTTGCCGAATGTACCAGTCTCATGTACGATGGTATGATAGCGATGATCGAACCGTCCGAAAGCTGGGTAGCGAGATGGCAACGGATTG ACAAACGAATGCGAGGGATTTACGCAGTCAGAGTCACAGGTCGACCACCGGCCGACGTCATAGAAGCTATCGAAGCGAGAGGAGGGGTGTACAGACCGAGAGATACAGTGGAGGATTAG